The DNA sequence GAGGCTGGAAATTGACATTAAACCTCTTGTGAAACCTATTTAAAGTGAACAGTAATCATgctcaattttttatatgataGCAGTTATCCTTCCATGTCAAGTTCAGTTAAGTACGGTTTAAGACAGAAGAGTAGCAGAACCATTAATAAGATGTTGAAACACTTACTGTTGCTGTGCAGCCAAGTCAAGCTGCACTTCAGGGGGGGCCAGAGCAGGAGACTCAACGAAGTGGAGATTAGGATCCCTATAAAACCGCAACAAATTTTGGTATTATTGCTTTCTGCGGAGCATTCAGTAGCACAAAAGTGGTGAAAATTGAACTAAAGATTGTTTGATTACCCTGCAAGCTTCCTGGCTAGATATAGGAAAGGCTTCTCAAAATTATAGTTGCTCTTAGCAGAGATCTCATAGTACTGAAGATTCTTCTTCCTGTGGAATGTGACTTGCTTTGCCTTCACCTGCCTGTTCTTAACATCAACCTTGTTTCCACACAGAACAATTGGGATATTCTCACACACACTGATTTCCAAACAAAGAATACATGTCAGAGACATAACCAAGATAAATCAGGGAACATGATTAGACAGCTAGAAACACAAATAGCCTCTCAGTAAGTTTATTATTCCGCACCGGCAAAGATCCCGATGCCATGTAGGAACATTCTTGTAAGTCAGTCGAGCAGTAACATCAAACATGATGATTGCACATTGTCCATGGATACTGCAAATAAAACAAGAAGTTTCAGCACAAAAACTATCAAAAAACTGAATAGAAAATACTTCCAACAATAAATTGAACAGCCTCCACCAGCAAGATCACTCCCCAGGAGAATTTAGTATTCGAATGCAATCATTTATTTTGGGGGGTTGTCTCGGAATAAAATTGAGTTTACTGGATTTAAAAGAAAAGCATAACATAGAAATCTCAAATTAGATAGCCTGGTTTATGGGAATCCCTTGGCAATTGCTTTATAAAGAGACCCCAAGCTTTTGAAACTTTTCTATTTCCATGACAAATGGATGTGGAGAGTTAAATCACAAATTATTGATTTCAAAACGTCACTTTATCAGCCTATCAAAAGtagaagaataaaaacaaattttaaatttcagtcaTAAGTTTGCATTCAGCAGCCAGGGCCAGTTAGTCACTAATGCTATTGTGAAAAATAGACAAAATTAAACAATCAAATCACAAGGAGGGGGAACCCATGCATTACAAGAGATCAGAAAGAGAGACCCAATCCTATATAATTGGTaacataaaatacaaaaatgacAGGCATCAGTTCAAAATCGATCTGAGCAGGGAACTCCATATACAGATATTCTAGCTCTATGCCAACAATGAAATGGATAACCAACTCCTAAAACTTTTGATATTTACTT is a window from the Macadamia integrifolia cultivar HAES 741 chromosome 5, SCU_Mint_v3, whole genome shotgun sequence genome containing:
- the LOC122077766 gene encoding GTP-binding nuclear protein Ran-3, coding for MALPNQQTVDYPSFKLVIVGDGGTGKTTFVKRHLTGEFEKKYEPTIGVEVHPLDFFTNCGKIRFYCWDTAGQEKFGGLRDGYYIHGQCAIIMFDVTARLTYKNVPTWHRDLCRVCENIPIVLCGNKVDVKNRQVKAKQVTFHRKKNLQYYEISAKSNYNFEKPFLYLARKLAGDPNLHFVESPALAPPEVQLDLAAQQQHEAELAAAAAQPLPDDDDDAFE